From a single Syngnathus scovelli strain Florida chromosome 2, RoL_Ssco_1.2, whole genome shotgun sequence genomic region:
- the nhlh2 gene encoding helix-loop-helix protein 2 codes for MMLSPDQAEADLSWTQSDPETLLSGLKSAGCSSEELAEGDERANKCRADQPLSREEKRRRRRATAKYRSAHATRERIRVEAFNVAFAELRKLLPTLPPDKKLSKIEILRLAICYISYLNHVLDV; via the coding sequence ATGATGCTCAGTCCGGACCAAGCCGAGGCGGATCTGTCGTGGACTCAATCTGACCCGGAGACACTGCTGAGCGGCCTCAAGTCGGCTGGATGCTCGTCCGAGGAGCTCGCGGAGGGCGACGAACGGGCCAACAAGTGCCGGGCGGATCAGCCTCTAAGCCGCGAGGAGAAGCGGCGACGGCGGCGGGCCACCGCCAAGTACCGCTCGGCCCACGCCACCAGGGAGAGGATCCGGGTGGAGGCGTTCAACGTGGCCTTCGCCGAGCTCCGCAAACTGCTGCCTACGTTGCCACCGGACAAGAAACTGTCCAAAATTGAGATCCTCAGACTTGCTATCTGCTACATCTCCTATCTCAACCACGTCCtggacgtttaa